Below is a window of Anomalospiza imberbis isolate Cuckoo-Finch-1a 21T00152 unplaced genomic scaffold, ASM3175350v1 scaffold_801, whole genome shotgun sequence DNA.
ctggcctgggtgggggaggaggaagacgAGACCAGTGCCATCCTGCTGGATTTGCTTTTGGAGAAGGGTGTTTCCAGACCagagcaagtaagcagcctgtggctaTGCTTCAATTCCCTCATGAGTCACATGGCTTCCCCAGCCAcacctgctggtccctgtgagcCTTTGAGGCCTTCACAGTgcggtgggaagggaagcacttctctggggacactgggaacatcgcttcctctggcagctttccacatcgccccgtgccttctccaggtgcccgcCATGGTGAgatacatccaccagtggctcatggccaatgattctgctgagcacaggctgaacaggactCTGCTGCATCTCGCCGAAGCACAGCCAAATGACGCAGTAATGACACTCCTGCGTGTGGCCCcgtcctgtgacaggtatggggcccacctgcccagagggctcagggctccccagcccatcgcCCTGTACAGCTtatcccaggtgtctgaccaacaaagggttccagggccctctggctgctccctttcccagccctggcatgtCAGCCCCGAGCCTGCTGCCATGCTCCCTCgctgctcctcaggggcctgtccccacagggctgggctgcctgggtgctgctggcgaggggcagtgggcagaggcagagctggcggTCAGCCCGGGCCCCTAGAGAtacccaggccacggtgctgtgcctgagaccccctgagacagagctctaaCCCCGCAGAGCTGCCATGGCCATGTGGAAGACCATCATGTCCTCGCCCAGGACCGCGAAGCTGGCGCAGCGGATTCtcctggatgtgctggggagctggccgaagcacagcacgtgcacctccgatggggacaaaacgggtgtctttgccctagctgtgagttttggccagtggcctttgctggccccaaagccgcctctcctgcagctctccttcctccttcccccactgcatctccctgcctcaggtgcTGGCCTGAAACCTGGCctaggggcagctgcagggccaccggtcccgctgctgcccctgtgtttctctgggcctctccctgccacgctcgggccctgccacacggacacctcggcactgagcgcGGTCTCGGGGGGGctttgtcctttgcaggcaactgtggtgatgtggaagatcctccaggagccctgtgtcccacacATCGTGAAGGTGCACTCCTCCCGTGtacttgtgcatctgctcttccaagtgttctaCAGCACAGAAGAGACGCCAGAGGAGGttgataccttctggaagggatgccaggagcaacacggccttgccaccagccccaacaggtgctccattccagtcctcctgtccctgccgcatcaacagggcaggagccactgctcccagtgtgacccgggccttgctctgcacacaggtttgccgtgcggaccctgaagtccctgctgtgcctAGAGCAATACAAGGATGTGGTGATGGCAATGGAACgcaggtgtggctgggacacgctgctctgtgctgacacccagcactatgccgtgggtctgctggccaggtgagacccccttctccccgcTGCCTCTGACATGTGTGCTCTGCCCCTGGGgggccccacacagtccccgtggtcgtgggccagagggccttgtcactgAGGGATGGCCAAGCAgcctggaaaaagcagggaaaggggggTGCCCACAAAGAGCCAAATCTCAAATGGCCCAGGTCCCCTTGCTGtatgctggggaaagaccagaccACTGTGAGTCaatcctgggagaggtttgttcCCCTGGCTCACAATCTTATGGACTTTTACTCCTGACAGGGAGATGTCCTGCATCTCCATACGCTCGTGTTCCCGGATCTTTCGctatctgctccagctgctcagcacacaggagccacgctgggatcTGCCCgccctggcattccttgtggaggtgagcctgttggccagcgctgcctcgctgagctgcctcccagctctctgccctctcgtagccacagcgGCCAGGACGGTGTCCACGCCCTGTGCcgctgcctgggcccagccctgtgcggttctgggctcctgccggccgcgtcccctgtcactgccccaTGCCTTTCAGGTCCTCGAGCACCTGGACTTGAGTGAACGCGAGGCTGACAGAGTCCTGCAAATCTTCtcaaggcacctgcagagcgagtgcagggagaggcgtcgcctggcaCTCAAGGGCCTTCTCAAGCTCACTGACAATCCCTCGacggtgagaagggggcagtgGCTGAAGCCGTGCAGGCAGCATGGGGCTGGGGAACACCgtcgcttgggcttggctgtAGTTTGGGcactggggcagctgctcccagctctcctgcctcccactTCAGCTGCTCGAGTGCTTcgggacaggcctttggcctcttggccctgtggcagcagggtggccgttcacaaacttgtgttctacacagaccaaaacaatgtggagcctgactgaaagtcttgtggagctcctgcgggatgcagatggagagatTGTTAAGATAACAGTCATGGTACTCAGCTTTATAATCTTGGACAGCGACAGATGGATAGGCAGCCCCATCgccctgcagctggctgaggcacttgTGCTACTCTTTGACCTCGtaaggctctgtgcccccagccacggccactggGTACTGCCCAGACACTtggtgccctgtggatttgcaggcatgcgcccagctgagccccctcgCAGCCCATGCTGAGgtcttctttttgtctcttaatacaggacaatagccagGTACAGCTGCTCTCCATTTGTCTCTTCAGAACATTGCTGACTCTTCcactgggaagggaaagcaagGCCCTGAAGTTACAAGTGCGccacagcctgctgccactcttcttccactgccatgatgagaatcggCGCGTGGCAGAGGTGAGGACTTcgtgggctgctgctgtccccctggcagggggctcggctgtctcctgccctggcgggctgcagcctccttcaggccttggcacaggcacgtgggtcctgtgccctgggctgtggggccatccccgtatctctgctgctctccaggcttctcgggaaacgctgctttgtgtggccgagttcctgaagagaagggatcttgagagactggtgaagaaggaCAAATTCTGGATCTTCGCCAACTGCCTAGTAAGGATGGCCTGGAAGCCccatgctcagcctggagaagccccgtgagcgcggtgctcggtgtgtgggctggcagctgtgcccctgcccggtgctgcacccagaggccgcactggctcttctccaggctcccgtggccccagccgggtgccgatggagccccggcccggaggggctgcagggcggccccgcggctccccgggcagcagccggccctctgccccctccagagcccggtgccagcggctgctggccgggcctcggggctgtgcgggcaggggaggccggggcagggcgcagggagcgcccggcccaggggccgagcccgcgccaacccttccctcctgccgctctctgcagctggaagaggacaggagccgagtggccgagatcctgcgccgggccctgccctacctggacagcccacaggagcccctgcgagaggcggccgtcaggttcatgggtgagccgcgagcccgggctccctccccgccccgccgcagctcggccccagccccggctgctgccccggcagcgccatccgggcccggtgccgtggagccccgcctggcctcggcgctgctgccgccctccggcagccgtgccctggggcggcagcgtgcggcaagggcccgggctgagccctgccgggccaccagggcgtgtggccacagggctggcagcgccgctggcagggagctgtgccgctggggccgtgacagcctctgtgttcacagggatcgCCGGGCGGAGCTTGagggggcagcaggcagagctccagctggtctacaatggtgagtgagggcagcgggctgacagcgggggctggcgggaggagctgccatccctgccccggctgcGGAGGGCTCTGGTCCCTGTGCGGACcagggctggcctgggcagagcacacagagatttCAGGGACACATGGGGGATTCGTGGCCCGCAGCTTCGGGCTGACCCCGTTGGTCCCTACTCCCTCCTGACCATggcaagagcaggcagggatggccctggcaggggcctGTCCTCAGCTCCCCACAGATCCAGGATCTGACCGTGGCTCtgatcctctctctttcagcccttgaagaaATGGCAAATGACATCAGCCTCACCGTCGGACACCTGGCAATTGAAACATTGTGCATCCTCAAGGCAGTAGAGCAGGCTCCCATCCCAATGTTCCAGAGGCTGCGGGATCAGCTGCGCAGGGCATGGCAGACACGGCCTCGTCTGTCGCGGCttggctggctgagctgctggagctctgtggaggGCTGATCCAGGAGGCTGTCTttgctggggccacctgagttagcagagattttatttttcttcagaattgcTCTTTTCTTCATGTCGTTTTCCTTTAGTATGTAAATATAGAATGTATTATAATAGgcagactcccaggatctttcttttgctgcccAGAGCGTGCAGGGCataggggaggagggggaaattttgcttgggctcagccaggtgcccaggcgtgcaatgttgcagggaaaatggccagaggccccttggcctttggcggttctgctgaagcctttgtgccgCCCACAGAGCgggtgggcagggccggagctgcggggatccctgcGGGAGCGGTGCCTGGAGGTGGCCAcaagccctgcccaggcaggaaGCGCCATCCGTGtgctcctgcccgtgtgttgctggctggattGCTGAGGGTTCCGAGGTGCCTCTTGATGGGGCTCCTCCGGAGCTCCTGCGGGGCTGTggcgctgctgccgggcaggttggccgggctgggggagaccctgagaggctggggca
It encodes the following:
- the LOC137467823 gene encoding maestro heat-like repeat-containing protein family member 7 → MVRYIHQWLMANDSAEHRLNRTLLHLAEAQPNDAVMTLLRVAPSCDRAAMAMWKTIMSSPRTAKLAQRILLDVLGSWPKHSTCTSDGDKTGVFALAATVVMWKILQEPCVPHIVKVHSSRVLVHLLFQVFYSTEETPEEVDTFWKGCQEQHGLATSPNRFAVRTLKSLLCLEQYKDVVMAMERRCGWDTLLCADTQHYAVGLLAREMSCISIRSCSRIFRYLLQLLSTQEPRWDLPALAFLVEVLEHLDLSEREADRVLQIFSRHLQSECRERRRLALKGLLKLTDNPSTTKTMWSLTESLVELLRDADGEIVKITVMVLSFIILDSDRWIGSPIALQLAEALVLLFDLVRLCAPSHGHWVLPRHLVPCGFAGMRPAEPPRSPC